From Chloracidobacterium thermophilum B:
CTTTTGCCTGGGGACTCGACCACCTCACCAGCCACAGCGAGCACCTGCCGGCGCCCCTGCCGGTGGCCGATTTTCCCCATCCGCCGGACTTTCTGCGCGAGTACGTCCGGCAGACCCTCGCTGCCGCAGAACGTTTTTTCACGCCGCCGCCCCTTGCACAGTGGCATCTCCATGACGGGTGGCTGACCTTTCCCAGCTCAATCCAGACCCCGGACGAACCCAACAACCTGGCGTGGGCGCGTTACTTTCCGGTTCGGGAACGGCCGGGCGCAACAACCCGCCCGCCGGTTGTGCTGGTGCTTCCCCAGTGGAATGCCGACTACGCCAGCCACGTTTCGGTCTGCCAAGGGCTGAATGCCTTTGGCATTGCGTCCGTCCGGTTGAGTCTGCCCTACCACGGCAGCCGGCGGCCCGTGCATCAGGTACGCGCTGATTACATGGTCAGCCCCAACCTGGGGCGTACCCTCCAGGCCGTCCGGCAGGCCGTTCACGAAGTGCGGCTCGTGCTCGACTGGCTCGAAAGCCAGGGCTACCACCGCTTCGGCATCATCGGGACGAGTATCGGCTCCTGTGTGGCGTTTCTGGCCTACGCCTTTGACCCACGCCTGCAGGTTGCGGCGTTCAACCACGTGTCGAGCTACTTTGCCGACGTGGTCTGGACCGGCATTTCCACCAGCCACGTCCGGGCCGGGTTGGAACAGCACGTCACCCGCCATGACTTGCGCGAGTACTGGCTGCCGATCAGCCCTTTCCCCTACATTGAGCGGCTGGGCCGCCCGGAAAACCGGAGCAAAAAGACCCTGCTCATCGCGGCGCGCTATGACATGACGTTCCTGCCGCACCTGACCCGCCA
This genomic window contains:
- a CDS encoding RcgR family putative quorum lactone hydrolase, which produces MLKRLIQSWELRLSKVDRHRRASPFAWGLDHLTSHSEHLPAPLPVADFPHPPDFLREYVRQTLAAAERFFTPPPLAQWHLHDGWLTFPSSIQTPDEPNNLAWARYFPVRERPGATTRPPVVLVLPQWNADYASHVSVCQGLNAFGIASVRLSLPYHGSRRPVHQVRADYMVSPNLGRTLQAVRQAVHEVRLVLDWLESQGYHRFGIIGTSIGSCVAFLAYAFDPRLQVAAFNHVSSYFADVVWTGISTSHVRAGLEQHVTRHDLREYWLPISPFPYIERLGRPENRSKKTLLIAARYDMTFLPHLTRHALSEFERHRAPYTSAWMYCGHYTTGETPFKFHDGYLMINHMRKHLNPGGHVVRQALKSQLPAVLRPRSRALRPPA